A region from the Gossypium hirsutum isolate 1008001.06 chromosome A08, Gossypium_hirsutum_v2.1, whole genome shotgun sequence genome encodes:
- the LOC107928767 gene encoding filaggrin-2 has product MGLTGDSSMGHYADWGSNKYKGSQNGYAVAYTESECYNQIHKPTHGMIKPQKAYGMAETWDEEHAQSYATYKSQTGPPMFKTQVHGPSWNGFGFHSNTATAHMQSYGFSSPGRNEGRVYGYEGPTPAARHRKSNGGMGHGFDNHGNYEKTKAYGYEESNGYGEYTMNGMARTQPHLRGKHTGHGNGFVKNQAYGPTKNMGFGYTEAEYNSHSKEEQYQYYGGTGVYHAGNDHSAKGLIRNNSGDNSCSDSESDNDDDDYGFKKKVWVSRAI; this is encoded by the exons ATGGGGTTGACCGGTGACAGCTCAATGGGACACTACGCTGATTGGGGAAGCAACAAATACAAAGGAAGCCAGAATGGGTATGCAGTGGCTTACACCGAAAGTGAATGTTATAACCAAATCCACAAGCCCACCCATGGGATGATCAAACCCCAGAAAGCTTATGGGATGGCTGAAACCTGGGATGAGGAGCATGCTCAATCTTACGCCACCTACAAGTCCCAAACTGGACCTCCAATGTTCAAAACTCAAGTTCATGGTCCTTCTTGGAATGGCTTCGGCTTCCACTCCAATACTGCAACTGCCCACATGCAATCCTATGGCTTTAGTAGCCCCGGAAGAAACGAAGGTCGTGTTTATGGCTATGAGGGCCCCACCCCAGCCGCTAGACACCGGAAAAGTAATGGCGGAATGGGCCATGGTTTCGATAATCATGGAAACTACGAAAAAACTAAGGCTTACGGTTATGAAGAGAGCAATGGGTATGGGGAGTACACGATGAATGGGATGGCGCGTACCCAGCCGCACCTTCGCGGCAAACACACCGGACATGGAAACGGGTTCGTCAAGAACCAAGCATACGGCCCTACCAAAAACATGGGCTTTGGATATACTGAAGCCGAGTATAACAGCCATTCCAAAGAAGAGCAGTACCAATACTACGGCGGAACAGGTGTATACCATGCTGGCAACGACCACTCGGCTAAAGGTCTGATAAGGAATAATTCGGGTGATAACAGCTGCAGTGACTCTGAGAGTGACAACGACGACGATGATTATGGGTTTAAGAAGAAG GTCTGGGTAAGCAGAGCAATATGA